The Candidatus Thermokryptus mobilis genome contains a region encoding:
- the plsY gene encoding glycerol-3-phosphate 1-O-acyltransferase PlsY: MLNLALIIGLSYLVGSIPTSIIVGKAVKGIDIRNYGSGNPGGTNVIRVVGLGWGIFVILFDAFKGFFATAFISKWFYQGEIATILNFTTVQIIAGCFSVIGHVWTVFAGFKGGKGVSTSAGMLLGIAPFDLLIALLVFIFIVALTRYVSLGSIVSAILFPGIIFLTEKVLGVKHSDFMTLLIFGSAIAFLIVYRHKSNIKRLLSGTENKLIFGRK; encoded by the coding sequence ATGTTGAACCTGGCTTTAATCATAGGTTTGAGTTATCTTGTCGGCTCAATTCCGACAAGTATAATTGTTGGAAAAGCTGTCAAAGGGATTGACATCAGAAATTATGGAAGTGGGAATCCGGGCGGGACGAATGTGATAAGAGTTGTTGGGCTTGGATGGGGAATTTTTGTGATTTTGTTTGATGCGTTTAAAGGTTTTTTTGCGACGGCATTTATTTCAAAGTGGTTTTACCAAGGAGAAATTGCAACGATTTTAAACTTTACGACAGTTCAAATCATCGCTGGATGCTTTTCTGTGATTGGACATGTTTGGACTGTTTTCGCTGGTTTTAAAGGAGGCAAAGGAGTTAGCACATCTGCTGGAATGTTGCTTGGAATAGCTCCGTTTGACCTTTTGATCGCCCTTCTTGTTTTTATTTTTATTGTCGCATTAACAAGATATGTTTCGCTTGGTTCAATTGTATCTGCGATTTTATTCCCGGGCATAATTTTTTTGACAGAAAAAGTTTTGGGTGTAAAGCATTCTGATTTCATGACACTTTTAATTTTTGGAAGCGCAATTGCGTTTTTGATAGTTTACAGACATAAGAGCAATATCAAGCGTTTGCTTTCGGGGACGGAGAACAAGTTAATTTTTGGAAGAAAATGA
- a CDS encoding NAD(P)H-dependent glycerol-3-phosphate dehydrogenase, translated as MKIGVIGSGSWGTALSLLLYGNGHSVKLWFRRKSYLDEVKRKRENFLYLPDVKIPEEIFLSADIGEVVDDSEILVLAVPTQHLRNVLSLFEFFDCKNKIFVNVAKGIENKTLMRVSEIVKDVLKMNENYCVLSGPSHAEEVSRKMPTAVVVASFEREISNLVQSVFMNKYFRVYTSDDVIGVELGGALKNIIAIATGIADGIGFGDNTRAALMTRGIAEIVRLGVSMGAKFETFAGLSGIGDLIVTCTSKYSRNRYVGEQIGKGKKLEEVLKSMVMVAEGVWTTISAVELSKKYNVEMPITSAVYDVLFNGKDPFVATSELMGRSAKPEVWGIS; from the coding sequence ATGAAAATTGGCGTCATAGGTTCAGGGAGTTGGGGGACAGCGCTTTCACTCTTGCTTTATGGCAATGGGCATAGTGTTAAGTTATGGTTTAGAAGAAAAAGTTATCTTGATGAAGTTAAGAGAAAGCGAGAGAATTTTCTTTATCTTCCCGATGTCAAAATACCAGAAGAGATTTTCCTGAGTGCGGACATTGGCGAAGTTGTTGATGATTCTGAAATTTTGGTGCTTGCGGTTCCGACGCAACACCTAAGAAATGTTTTGTCCTTGTTTGAATTTTTTGATTGCAAAAACAAAATTTTTGTAAATGTCGCAAAAGGGATTGAGAATAAAACCTTGATGAGGGTTTCGGAGATCGTTAAGGATGTTTTAAAGATGAATGAAAATTATTGTGTTCTTTCTGGACCAAGTCATGCTGAGGAAGTTAGCAGGAAGATGCCAACGGCTGTTGTTGTGGCTTCTTTTGAAAGGGAAATTTCAAATCTCGTTCAAAGTGTCTTTATGAACAAATATTTTCGTGTTTATACAAGCGATGATGTCATCGGTGTTGAACTTGGTGGGGCTTTGAAAAACATAATTGCGATCGCAACCGGTATAGCTGATGGAATTGGCTTCGGGGACAACACAAGAGCTGCTCTTATGACGAGAGGAATTGCTGAGATTGTGCGACTTGGTGTTTCAATGGGAGCAAAATTTGAGACATTTGCCGGTCTTTCAGGAATAGGTGATTTGATTGTCACCTGCACGAGTAAATATAGCAGAAATAGGTATGTCGGGGAACAAATAGGGAAAGGGAAAAAACTTGAAGAAGTTTTAAAAAGTATGGTGATGGTTGCAGAAGGTGTTTGGACCACAATTTCAGCGGTTGAGCTTTCAAAGAAATATAATGTTGAAATGCCGATAACCAGTGCAGTTTACGATGTCCTTTTCAATGGGAAAGATCCTTTTGTTGCAACTTCCGAATTGATGGGAAGAAGCGCTAAACCGGAGGTTTGGGGGATTTCTTAA